Proteins encoded in a region of the Ciona intestinalis chromosome 6, KH, whole genome shotgun sequence genome:
- the LOC100186784 gene encoding cannabinoid receptor 1 isoform X1 has protein sequence MTSFQGLFNTSNLTGSTNVCVNTESWGKAITAIAGTLIVLGNFLVVVVLMRLPARRFRPLHWFIVQLAVADFFVGLIVLWIGTFSSLFLDTVSLMSGIATYGVLAAATSTSTLGVLFIAVDRHFYILRHRRYKQIMTRLRVGTAIVVACVVPATFFVVVPAFGWNCIQSCDCRLYNIDQNRRYCFGSHCSQMMTPFRGETVLGGGICLLLLLVVSVSVYVKIFVQVRFLTKTTGRQRNRRNSEMQMIKTMLIVLSGFVFTTGPLAILCVVSYFHNVRELHNTMRILVVISTINSILNPIFYFWRIPDLNSNLRIMIRDSLIFCCPSCFADDNGVLRGRKKLSSVKLKTSSNPRRQNVRQSESSLSLQFKMPDREITRSRDNN, from the exons atgacgtcatttcaaGGCCTTTTTAACACTTCAAATCTAACCGGTTCTACAAACGTGTGCGTAAACACGGAATCGTGGGGAAAAGCAATTACCGCCATAGCCGGGACACTTATAGTGCTTGGAAATTTCTTAGTTGTTGTTGTACTAATGCGACTACCAGCCCGAAGATTTAGGCCGTTACATTGGTTCATTGTACAGCTAGCCGTCGCGGACTTTTTCGTGGGTTTGATCGTTCTTTGGATCGGTACATTTTCATCTTTATTTTTGGACACAGTTTCGCTTATGAGCGGTATTGCTACATACGGTGTTCTAGCCGCTGCTACTTCCACGTCTACACTGGGCGTACTGTTTATAGCAGTTGATAGGCACTTCTATATATTGAGACACAGAAGGTATAAGCAAATTATGACACGGTTACGAGTTGGTACAGCGATTGTTGTGGCTTGTGTCGTCCCTGCAACGTTTTTCGTGGTCGTGCCTGCTTTTGGCTGGAACTGTATTCAATCCTGCGATTGTAGGCTGTATAATATTGACCAGAATAGAAGATATTGTTTTGGAAGTCACTGCTCACAAATGATGACACCTTTTAGAGGGGAGACGGTCTTGGGAGGGGGAATTTgcttgttgctgttgttggtCGTTTCTGTTTCCGTGTACGTAAAGATTTTTGTGCAG GTTCGATTCCTCACAAAAACAACAGGAAGACAAAGAAATCGGCGAAACTCAGAAATGCAGATGATAAAAACAATGCTAATTGTCCTCAGTGGTTTTGTCTTCACCACTGGACCTCTAGCCATCCTATGCGTTGTTTCTTACTTTCACAATGTCCGGGAGTTGCATAATACTATGAGGATACTGGTTGTGATCAGCACGATTAACTCAATCCTCAATCCCATCTTTTATTTCTGGAGGATCCCGGATCTGAACAGCAACCTTCGCATTATGATCCGAGATTCGTTGATCTTCTGCTGTCCTTCTTGCTTTGCGGATGATAACGGGGTCCTCAGAGGTAGGAAGAAACTATCCTCTGTAAAGCTGAAGACTTCTTCCAACCCAAGAAGACAGAATGTGAGGCAGAGTGAATCAAGTCTGAGTTTACAATTCAAGATGCCAGATAGGGAAATAACACGATCCAGAGACAACAATTGA
- the LOC101242583 gene encoding uncharacterized protein LOC101242583, which produces MFQKQKSLNLLSLLLSLIFITGCQSYVAQRGELTDPSSFRLSDMYQIFGSKNDGQAAGDSNNNLFELMLFKWLCSTDAQRNGRFSFCKGDRTTEPLRILPDEVNDQSEFRRRGWRENMLHKLMD; this is translated from the exons ATGTTTCAAAAGCAGAAGAGTTTAAACCTACTGTCTCTCCTTTTgagtttgatttttataacag GCTGTCAATCATATGTCGCACAAAGAGGGGAGCTAACTGACCCATCTTCGTTCCGTCTTTCTGATATGTATCAAATTTTCGGGTCTAAAAACGACGGGCAAGCAGCTGGGGACTCCAATAATAACTTGTTCGAGTTAATGCTGTTTAAATGGTTGTGTTCCACAGACGCGCAGCGAAACGGGAGATTTTCATTTTGCAAAGGAGACAGAACTACAGAACCATT aCGAATTCTTCCGGACGAAGTGAACGACCAGTCCGAGTTCCGGCGGCGAGGGTGGCGTGAAAATATGTTGCATAAGTTAATGGATTAA
- the LOC100186784 gene encoding uncharacterized protein LOC100186784 isoform X2 — MTLDTVHITQKTVRFLTKTTGRQRNRRNSEMQMIKTMLIVLSGFVFTTGPLAILCVVSYFHNVRELHNTMRILVVISTINSILNPIFYFWRIPDLNSNLRIMIRDSLIFCCPSCFADDNGVLRGRKKLSSVKLKTSSNPRRQNVRQSESSLSLQFKMPDREITRSRDNN; from the exons ATGACTTTAGACACGGTTCATATCACTCAAAAAACG GTTCGATTCCTCACAAAAACAACAGGAAGACAAAGAAATCGGCGAAACTCAGAAATGCAGATGATAAAAACAATGCTAATTGTCCTCAGTGGTTTTGTCTTCACCACTGGACCTCTAGCCATCCTATGCGTTGTTTCTTACTTTCACAATGTCCGGGAGTTGCATAATACTATGAGGATACTGGTTGTGATCAGCACGATTAACTCAATCCTCAATCCCATCTTTTATTTCTGGAGGATCCCGGATCTGAACAGCAACCTTCGCATTATGATCCGAGATTCGTTGATCTTCTGCTGTCCTTCTTGCTTTGCGGATGATAACGGGGTCCTCAGAGGTAGGAAGAAACTATCCTCTGTAAAGCTGAAGACTTCTTCCAACCCAAGAAGACAGAATGTGAGGCAGAGTGAATCAAGTCTGAGTTTACAATTCAAGATGCCAGATAGGGAAATAACACGATCCAGAGACAACAATTGA